The following proteins are encoded in a genomic region of Neurospora crassa OR74A linkage group VI, whole genome shotgun sequence:
- a CDS encoding UDP-galactose transporter Gms1 — protein sequence MAPSTAPPALAASGPTLFGIPMKQVSLITLTFQNSALILIMHYSRIMTPPGDHRYFASTAVLLNEVIKLAISLTCSIYEVSNTLAPQTPLTVILEQIYNSVFAGDGWKLAIPAVLYTLENTLQYVALGNLDPVHFQILFQLKIITTAFFSVVMLGRTLGIKRWLSLVVLTFGVSIVSLPSSNDNSLTIHDFSDHFFPRSVHELGQAAGATFDVARELTKRGMEGLATELTKRSATYEGIKEDQDGGRLVMNYSAGLTACLVAAVVSGVTGVYFEKVLKDSSTNVSVWTRNIQLSFYSLFPALFVGVIYNDGEEIAKHGFFDGYNSIVWTAIVFQAVGGLLSSICINYADNIAKNFATSISIVISCVFSVFFFDFDMTSSFIIGTALVIGSTYLYSTPDRKRSRPPPINIVDYEKISIDHTPRLLDQNLLNVNPMDSARATSRPSSPSPLARTPSSRGKLLDE from the exons ATGGCTCCGTCCACTGCCCCGCCCGCGCTCGCCGCGAGCGGTCCAACCCTGTTCGGCATTCCTATGAAGCAGGTTTCATTGATCACC TTGACATTCCAAAACTCGGCGCTTATACTG ATAATGCACTACTCGCGAATCATGACACCACCCGGCGACCATCGATACTTTGCCTCGACTGCCGTCCTTCTCAACGAAGTCATCAAGCTCGCAATCTCTTTGACTTGCTCCATCTACGAGGTCTCGAATACCCTAGCCCCGCAAACACCCTTGACGGTTATCCTGGAACAAATCTACAACTCGGTCTTTgctggagatggatggaagctGGCTATCCCCGCCGTGCTATACACACTCGAGAACACGCTGCAATATGTAGCTTTGGGGAATTTGGATCCCGTCCACTTCCAAATTCTCTTTCAACTCAAG ATTATCACTACCGCTTTCTTCAGCGTCGTTATGCTCGGCCGCACACTGGGTATCAAGCGCTGGCTATCCCTTGTCGTACTCACCTTCGGCGTTTCCATCGTCTCCCTCCCTTCATCGAATGACAACTCTTTGACGATCCACGACTTCAGCGATCACTTCTTCCCCCGATCTGTCCACGAGCTAGGCCAAGCCGCTGGCGCGACCTTTGACGTGGCGCGCGAGTTGACAAAGAGGGGTATGGAAGGCTTGGCCACGGAGCTCACCAAGCGCTCGGCAACATACGAGGGCATCAAGGAGGATCAAGATGGTGGCCGCCTGGTGATGAACTACTCCGCTGGATTGACAGCCTGCCTGGTTGCTGCTGTCGTGTCAGGCGTGACGGGTGTTTACTTTGAGAAGGTGCTCAAGGATTCCTCCACCAACGTGTCAGTATGGACTCGCAACATTCAACTCTCCTTCTATTCACTTTTCCCCGCCCTCTTTGTCGGGGTCATTTACAACGACGGCGAGGAGATTGCGAAGCACGGGTTTTTCGATGGTTACAACAGCATCGTTTGGACTGCCATTGTCTTTCAGGCAGTGGGAGGGTTGCTATCCTCCATCTGCATCAACTACGCCGACAACATCGCAAAGAACTTCGCTACCAGCATCAGCATTGTTATAAGCTGCGTGTTCagcgtcttcttctttgactttgacATGACCTCTTCG TTCATCATTGGCACTGCCCTTGTGATTGGATCTACCTATCTCTACAGCACACCCGACAGAAAGCGGTCTCGACCGCCTCCCATCAACATTGTAGATTACGAAAAGATCTCGATCGATCATACTCCGAGATTGTTGGACCAGAACCTACTGAATGTCAACCCCATGGATTCCGCCAGGGCAACCTCGAGACCCTCCTCACCATCGCCATTAGCCCGCACACCATCGTCTAGGGGCAAGTTGTTGGACGAGTGA